In a single window of the Zonotrichia leucophrys gambelii isolate GWCS_2022_RI chromosome 2, RI_Zleu_2.0, whole genome shotgun sequence genome:
- the ANKMY2 gene encoding ankyrin repeat and MYND domain-containing protein 2, which yields MVRPAVGPGRAGLRAEGSVRSGAGAVPRAGALRAPSRADPALPCAGVAMAPPRKGDLSAEEKDLLAVIATGNTEEAGRLLGSKNVRVNCLDEHGMTPLMHAAYKGKVDMCRLLLRHGADVNCNEHEHGYTALMFAGLSGNKEITWMMLEAGAETDVVNSVGRTAAQMAAFVGQHDCVTVINNFFPRERLDYYTKPQGLDKEPKLPVKLAGPLHKIITTTNMHPVKIVLLVKENPLLAEVEALQKCYRVLDLICEKCMKQKDMNEVLAMKMHYISCIFQKCITFLKEREDKLDGFIKSLLKGRDKDGFPVYQEKLIRESIRKFPYCEATLLQQLVRSIAPVEIGSDPTAFSVLTQAITGQVGFVDAEFCTTCGGKGADKRCSVCKMVMYCDQNCQKIHWFTHKKVCKTLKEIHEKQELEAAKEKRKQEKKQKKDEMQQVEGSSTSEQQSDPGPDPTKNEDPNHPTDGTEEPELTKEMEALALQPESPLESETALDDIDLQKVQDSEE from the exons ATGGTTCGCCCCGCAGTCGGCCCCGGCAgggcggggctgcgggcggaAGGCTCCGTgaggagcggggcgggggcggtgcCGCGGGCGGGGGCGCTTCGGGCGCCGTCCCGGGCTGATCCCGCCTTACCCTGCGCGGGGGTCGCGATGGCTCCCCCCAGGAAAGGCGACCTGAGCGCGGAGGAGAAGGACTTGCTGGCAGTGATCGCCACAG gaaacaCTGAGGAGGCTGGAAGGCTACTGGGGAGCAAGAATGTCCGTGTCAATTGCCTGGATGAG CATGGCATGACCCCTCTGATGCATGCAGCCTACAAAGGGAAGGTGGACATGTGCAGGTTGCTGTTGAGACACGGAGCTGATGTAAACTGCAATGAACATGAGCATGGATACACCGCCTTGATGTTTGCTGGACTTTCAG GAAACAAAGAAATCACCTGGATGATGTTAGAGGCTGGAGCAGAAACTGATGTTGTCAACTCTGTGGGAAGGACAGCTGCTCAGATGGCTGCTTTTGTGG GTCAACATGACTGTGTGACTGTCATCAACAACTTCTTTCCACGTGAAAGGCTGGACTACTACACTAAACCACAAGGCTTAGACAAAGAACCAAAACTGCCAGTAAAATTAGCTGGGCCTCTGCATAAAATTATTACTACTACCAACATGCATCCTGTTAAG ATCGTGTTGCTGGTGAAAGAGAACCCTCTGTTGGCCGAAGTAGAAGCACTTCAGAAATGTTACAGGGTTCTGGATCTCATATGTGAGAAATGCATGAAGCAGAAAGACATGAATGAAGTTCTTGCTATGAAAATGCACTATATCAGTTGCATCTTCCAGAAATgtatcacatttttaaaagagcGAGAGGATAAACTAGATGGGTTTATCAAAAG CCTCTTGAAGGGGAGAGATAAAGATGGTTTCCCTGTGTATCAAGAGAAGCTAATTCGAGAAAGTATCCGGAAGTTTCCTTACTGCGAAGCCACGTTGCTCCAGCAGCTTGTGAGAAGTATTGCTCCTGTTGAAATA GGCTCTGACCCCACAGCTTTTTCTGTGCTTACACAAGCGATTACTGGCCAAGTGGGTTTTGTGGATGCTGAATTCTGTACAACCTGTGGGGGAAAGGGAGCAGACAAAAGATGCTCAGTTTGTAAAATg GTGATGTACTGTGACCAGAACTGCCAGAAAATACACTGGTTTACCCACAAAAAGGTCTGCAAGACCCTGAAGGAAATTCATGAGAAACAAGAACTAGAAGCTGccaaggagaaaaggaaacaagaaaagaagcaaaagaaag ATGAAATGCAACAAGTAGAGGGTAGTTCTACAAGTGAACAACAGTCAGATCCTGGTCCAGATCCTACAAAAAACGAGGATCCAAATCATCCTACTGATGGAACAGAAGAACCTGAACTTACCAAAGAGATGGAGGCACTAGCCCTGCAACCTGAAAGTCCACTGGAGAGTGAAACTGCCTTAGATGACATTGATCTTCAAAAAGTTCAAGATTCTGAGGAGTAA